The following proteins are co-located in the Desulfatitalea tepidiphila genome:
- a CDS encoding DUF4911 domain-containing protein, producing the protein MKTTRRYYRVDRRHISMLRFTFEAYEGIAVVSTLDNDKGDIVVAIAPGCEAMVEGIMDDLGRQFLIEARPDSGDRATAPSGT; encoded by the coding sequence ATGAAGACCACCAGACGATACTATCGTGTGGACCGGCGCCACATCAGTATGTTGCGATTCACATTTGAAGCATATGAGGGCATTGCAGTGGTTTCGACCCTTGATAATGACAAAGGGGATATCGTGGTGGCCATCGCGCCGGGTTGCGAGGCCATGGTCGAGGGGATCATGGACGATTTAGGCCGCCAATTTTTAATTGAGGCCCGCCCTGATTCTGGAGACCGGGCCACTGCTCCTTCAGGTACATGA
- the recJ gene encoding single-stranded-DNA-specific exonuclease RecJ: MQMQWKILQPERTVVEQIRRRFECHPVTATVLANRNIGSLDHVVRFIRPSLDDLPPPDALQGLSAAVDRIIHALQNNERILVFGDYDADGVTAGVVMFNFLKAAGAQVSLHLPHRIHEGYGLKPMSIMQLALPARIGLIITVDNGSSSFDAVTAAKRFGIDVIITDHHNIEASVPEAVAVVNPKLDPPSSELADLAGVGVAFYLVIALRAALRNMGWWRKDRPEPNLKAYCDLVAIGTLADMVPLRNVNRVLVCAGLEQINCGTRTGVQALLKSSGVKNTPISADDIAYRIAPRINAAGRLNSARIAFDLLTCDNLDSAATLANDLNALNQRRQQMENDIFEYIIRHLDNRSDLLDRKAFVLAGAQWHEGVIGIVAAKLVARYHRPVIVVSAKDDMAKGSGRSVPHIDLYTAIAKCAHLLEAYGGHRLAAGISLQTKNIGALQNALETAVAEMTPPDEAGPQLTIDHELQLDQICPQLIDELEWLSPFGTENPPPLFMARGVKVTRAAIIGQRHRRMQLCQPDQCSPPIGAIEFNLAQDAPRLEAFERLAFRLQWNRYKGEKEIQMIIEAY; the protein is encoded by the coding sequence ATGCAAATGCAATGGAAAATTCTACAGCCGGAACGCACAGTGGTGGAGCAGATCCGGCGGCGGTTCGAATGTCATCCGGTCACCGCAACCGTCCTGGCCAACCGCAACATCGGTTCACTCGATCATGTGGTTCGATTCATCCGACCGTCCCTGGATGATTTGCCGCCGCCGGATGCACTGCAAGGACTTTCGGCGGCGGTGGATCGCATCATTCACGCGCTCCAAAACAACGAAAGGATCCTGGTGTTCGGAGATTATGATGCCGACGGGGTGACCGCCGGTGTCGTGATGTTCAACTTTCTCAAGGCTGCAGGCGCCCAGGTCAGCCTCCATTTGCCCCATCGGATCCATGAAGGATACGGCCTGAAACCCATGAGCATCATGCAATTGGCCCTGCCCGCACGGATCGGCCTCATCATCACCGTAGACAATGGGTCCAGTAGTTTTGACGCTGTGACGGCCGCCAAACGCTTCGGCATCGATGTCATCATCACCGATCATCACAATATCGAGGCCAGTGTTCCCGAAGCCGTTGCCGTGGTCAATCCCAAACTAGACCCACCTTCCAGCGAGCTGGCCGACCTTGCGGGGGTCGGCGTGGCCTTCTATCTGGTCATTGCCCTGCGAGCGGCACTTCGCAACATGGGGTGGTGGCGCAAGGATCGTCCGGAGCCCAATTTAAAAGCCTATTGCGATCTGGTTGCCATCGGCACCTTGGCGGACATGGTCCCGTTGCGAAACGTCAATCGCGTGCTCGTATGCGCCGGCCTGGAACAGATCAACTGCGGCACCAGAACCGGCGTGCAGGCACTCTTGAAATCGAGCGGCGTTAAAAACACCCCCATCAGTGCCGACGATATTGCATACCGCATCGCACCCCGCATCAATGCGGCCGGCCGTTTAAACAGTGCCAGGATCGCATTTGACCTCTTGACCTGCGACAACCTTGATTCGGCCGCCACGCTCGCAAACGATCTCAACGCGCTCAACCAGCGCCGCCAGCAAATGGAAAATGATATTTTCGAATACATCATCCGGCACCTGGATAACCGATCCGATTTGCTCGACCGAAAGGCCTTCGTGCTGGCAGGAGCCCAATGGCATGAGGGAGTAATCGGCATTGTCGCCGCCAAACTGGTGGCCCGTTACCACCGACCGGTGATCGTGGTTTCGGCCAAGGATGACATGGCCAAGGGGTCCGGCCGTAGCGTTCCCCACATCGACCTCTACACCGCTATCGCCAAATGCGCCCATCTGCTGGAAGCCTACGGCGGGCATCGCCTGGCCGCCGGAATCAGCCTGCAGACCAAAAACATCGGCGCGCTGCAAAACGCCCTCGAAACCGCGGTGGCAGAGATGACACCACCTGATGAAGCCGGCCCGCAATTGACCATCGATCATGAACTTCAGCTCGACCAGATCTGCCCCCAACTGATCGACGAACTGGAATGGTTGTCGCCGTTCGGCACGGAAAATCCGCCACCGCTGTTTATGGCCCGGGGAGTAAAAGTGACCCGGGCCGCCATCATCGGCCAACGCCACAGGCGAATGCAGCTTTGCCAACCCGATCAATGCAGCCCGCCCATCGGCGCCATCGAGTTCAATCTTGCCCAGGATGCGCCGCGTTTAGAGGCCTTCGAACGACTGGCCTTCCGCCTGCAATGGAACCGGTACAAAGGTGAAAAGGAAATTCAAATGATCATCGAAGCCTACTGA
- a CDS encoding ribonuclease Z: MRPSFQARLINGPFDDPGLIVHCSHQKRVLLFDLGDLGALSPNDVLNITHIFVTHTHVDHFIGFDHVLRLLLGREKVIRLYGPEGFLKNVAGKLAGYSWNLVHNYHDALVIEAAEVADSHIRIQTFDCQTGFAASPVRELPTPDGVLLQDPMLKVETVVLDHQIPCLAFNLEERFHVNILKPRLDALGLTVGPWLTDFKRRLLRGDNPASILRIPSPFTAASQPQDYSLGDLQQKITRITRGQKIAYVTDAAYHRSNVEKIVELAKGADQLFIEAAFLDAEREVAMAKHHLTARQAGLIGHKAGVRQMTVFHYSPRYAGMAEVLKNEARQAFEHGR, encoded by the coding sequence ATGCGTCCTTCCTTTCAAGCCAGACTGATCAACGGCCCATTCGACGACCCCGGTCTGATCGTTCATTGCAGCCATCAAAAAAGAGTACTTCTTTTCGACCTCGGCGATCTGGGCGCCCTCTCTCCCAACGACGTTCTCAACATCACCCACATCTTCGTCACCCATACCCACGTCGATCACTTCATCGGATTCGACCACGTGCTGCGATTGCTCCTTGGCCGGGAAAAGGTCATCCGCTTGTATGGCCCCGAAGGATTCTTGAAGAACGTGGCCGGAAAACTGGCGGGCTATTCTTGGAACCTGGTCCACAACTACCACGATGCCCTGGTCATCGAAGCAGCGGAGGTCGCAGACAGTCACATTCGCATCCAGACCTTCGACTGCCAAACCGGATTTGCCGCTTCACCGGTCCGCGAACTGCCAACACCGGACGGCGTGTTGCTCCAGGACCCGATGTTGAAAGTCGAAACCGTCGTTCTGGACCACCAGATCCCATGTCTGGCGTTCAACCTTGAAGAACGCTTTCACGTCAACATTTTAAAGCCTCGCCTGGACGCCTTGGGCTTGACGGTTGGGCCCTGGCTGACCGATTTCAAACGCCGCTTACTGCGTGGAGACAATCCGGCCAGCATACTCCGGATACCTTCGCCTTTTACTGCAGCATCCCAACCGCAGGACTATTCCCTGGGTGATCTGCAGCAGAAAATTACCCGCATTACCCGCGGCCAAAAAATCGCCTACGTGACCGATGCCGCCTACCACCGGTCTAACGTAGAAAAAATCGTGGAGCTGGCGAAGGGTGCCGACCAATTGTTCATCGAAGCCGCATTTTTGGACGCCGAACGCGAGGTCGCCATGGCCAAGCACCATCTCACCGCGCGGCAGGCCGGCCTCATCGGACACAAGGCCGGCGTTCGGCAAATGACCGTCTTTCACTATTCGCCACGCTACGCGGGAATGGCCGAGGTACTGAAAAACGAGGCCCGGCAGGCATTTGAACACGGCCGATAA
- a CDS encoding SDR family NAD(P)-dependent oxidoreductase, whose amino-acid sequence MELKDAVAIVTGSSSGIGASLARQLCARGCHVTVNYSRNEAGAREVAAECLALGRGRILVQQADVANDDDCQALVAATVDRFGRLDLLVNNAGTTKFCMHQNLAGLSKDDFLNIYTVNLVGPFQMTRAAEPFLRRQPVAHVVNMASIAAITGVGSSIAYAASKGALVTMTLSLARVLGPQIRVNAVCPGFVAGEWLKNGLGEEKYESIRGQYNDIAPLKSTATPETVAQTVVALVAGADWTTGETLIVDGGAHLHTAPLRR is encoded by the coding sequence ATGGAACTGAAAGACGCGGTCGCCATCGTCACCGGCTCCTCATCCGGAATCGGTGCTTCCCTGGCCCGGCAGTTGTGTGCCCGGGGATGTCACGTCACTGTCAATTACAGCCGCAACGAGGCAGGTGCCCGGGAGGTGGCGGCCGAATGCCTTGCGCTGGGGCGCGGCCGGATACTGGTTCAGCAGGCCGACGTGGCCAACGACGATGACTGCCAGGCACTCGTCGCTGCCACCGTCGATAGATTCGGCCGCCTGGATCTTTTGGTCAACAATGCCGGGACCACCAAGTTTTGCATGCATCAGAATCTGGCCGGCTTGAGCAAGGATGATTTTCTGAATATCTACACGGTTAACCTGGTCGGCCCATTTCAAATGACCCGCGCCGCCGAACCATTTCTTCGCAGGCAGCCGGTGGCTCACGTCGTAAACATGGCCTCCATCGCCGCCATTACCGGCGTGGGCAGTTCCATCGCCTATGCCGCCTCCAAGGGCGCCCTGGTAACCATGACCCTCTCCCTGGCCCGGGTCCTCGGGCCCCAGATTCGCGTGAATGCCGTCTGTCCGGGCTTCGTGGCCGGTGAATGGCTCAAGAATGGATTAGGAGAGGAGAAATATGAATCGATCCGCGGTCAATACAACGACATCGCCCCGCTGAAAAGCACCGCGACCCCCGAAACGGTGGCCCAGACCGTGGTCGCCCTGGTGGCCGGGGCGGACTGGACCACCGGCGAAACGTTGATCGTGGATGGCGGCGCCCATCTGCACACCGCCCCTCTGCGTCGCTGA
- the mqnC gene encoding cyclic dehypoxanthinyl futalosine synthase, with amino-acid sequence MDNSSKAQLTQAFQRVDRVDRREALDLLTRAPMGVLMARAHAARMARHPDAVVTFVYDTNPNYTNVCVTRCRFCAFCRSPDDPEAYTLTPEQVAQRVRSAVDQGATSVLFQGGHNPKIHLDDWLAYIRAIRTACPQVHIHPFSPAEYLFMAHQEGCQVADVLQAVYNEGIRTIPGGGAEILSERVRRLIAPAKADVQQWLDVCETAHRIGFRTTATMMYGHVERDEEIVEHLFLLRDLQERTGGFASFIPWSFKPGDTALGRDLARSVHPAKYVRIVALARLVLDNFDHIQSSWFSENAGAGQLGLLAGADDFGGILVEENVLQQAGHERSTTLENIQTIIRRAGFTPAQRDSFYNVIHHYAPPRPIGVQSDR; translated from the coding sequence ATGGATAACAGCAGCAAGGCACAACTCACCCAGGCGTTCCAGAGGGTCGATCGCGTCGATCGCCGCGAGGCACTGGACCTTTTGACCCGCGCTCCTATGGGCGTGCTCATGGCGCGGGCGCATGCCGCCCGCATGGCACGCCATCCCGATGCCGTGGTGACCTTCGTCTACGATACCAACCCCAATTACACCAATGTGTGCGTGACCCGCTGCCGATTCTGTGCCTTCTGCCGCTCGCCCGACGATCCCGAAGCCTACACGCTCACCCCGGAGCAGGTGGCGCAGCGGGTCCGTTCCGCCGTGGACCAGGGCGCCACATCCGTCCTGTTTCAAGGCGGTCACAATCCGAAGATCCACCTGGACGATTGGTTGGCTTACATTCGCGCCATCCGCACTGCCTGCCCCCAGGTGCATATCCATCCGTTCAGTCCGGCCGAGTATCTCTTCATGGCGCATCAAGAGGGATGCCAGGTCGCCGACGTGCTCCAAGCCGTTTACAACGAAGGCATTCGGACCATTCCGGGGGGCGGTGCGGAGATTCTCAGCGAACGCGTCCGGCGACTGATCGCGCCGGCCAAGGCCGACGTCCAGCAGTGGCTCGACGTCTGTGAAACCGCGCATCGCATCGGGTTTCGAACCACGGCCACCATGATGTACGGCCATGTAGAGCGCGACGAAGAGATTGTGGAACATCTATTTCTGCTTCGCGATCTGCAGGAACGCACCGGGGGGTTCGCCAGCTTCATTCCCTGGTCGTTCAAGCCGGGCGACACCGCTCTCGGACGGGACCTCGCACGCAGCGTCCACCCGGCCAAATACGTGCGCATCGTCGCCCTTGCCCGTCTCGTGCTGGACAACTTCGATCACATCCAATCCTCCTGGTTCAGTGAAAATGCGGGCGCCGGGCAATTGGGGCTGTTGGCCGGGGCCGACGATTTCGGCGGCATTCTGGTGGAAGAAAATGTTCTTCAGCAGGCCGGCCATGAACGCTCGACCACGTTGGAAAACATCCAAACCATAATTCGAAGGGCTGGTTTCACTCCGGCACAGAGGGATTCTTTTTACAACGTCATCCATCATTACGCGCCGCCCCGACCCATTGGGGTTCAATCGGACCGATGA
- a CDS encoding MqnA/MqnD/SBP family protein, protein MNYPISMIPYANMAPYAAQGPPAVCYFVNCTPRNSIAALKEGALWAAAVPVGGLKALERYVSPVGTYGIGAFRKVMSVLFFSDRPFEAFAGALKVRLTDESASSVRLLYLLLGYANGFNPMPILARPGEPANGELVIGDTALLWHHEWERTGGVKGFRYMTDLAAQWHRHCQLPFVFARWVVRNDAPDAVRHSLSAWLDDFRRRETELILRSVPGVADRLHLPEEYVHRYLTVIRRCLTSEDLEGQKRFLEAWDELVASQPATWFQNEG, encoded by the coding sequence ATGAACTATCCCATCTCCATGATTCCTTACGCCAATATGGCGCCCTATGCGGCCCAGGGACCACCGGCGGTTTGCTACTTCGTAAATTGTACGCCGCGCAACAGCATCGCAGCCCTCAAAGAGGGTGCCCTATGGGCGGCCGCCGTGCCGGTGGGCGGTTTAAAGGCATTGGAACGATATGTATCCCCTGTGGGAACCTACGGCATTGGGGCGTTTCGAAAAGTGATGAGCGTGCTCTTTTTCTCCGACCGTCCTTTCGAGGCGTTCGCTGGCGCGTTGAAAGTGCGTTTGACCGACGAGTCGGCTTCGAGTGTACGGTTGCTCTATTTGTTGCTGGGTTACGCCAATGGGTTCAACCCAATGCCTATCCTGGCCCGGCCCGGCGAGCCGGCCAATGGCGAGTTGGTGATCGGCGATACGGCGCTGCTCTGGCACCACGAGTGGGAGCGTACCGGAGGTGTCAAGGGGTTTAGATATATGACCGACCTGGCGGCCCAATGGCACCGTCATTGCCAATTGCCGTTCGTGTTTGCCCGTTGGGTCGTACGCAACGATGCACCCGATGCCGTCCGACACAGCCTGTCCGCCTGGTTGGATGATTTCCGTCGCCGGGAAACCGAATTGATCCTGCGATCGGTTCCCGGTGTCGCGGACCGCCTCCATCTGCCAGAAGAGTATGTCCATCGCTATTTGACGGTCATCCGGCGCTGCCTCACTTCGGAAGATCTCGAGGGGCAGAAGCGGTTTCTAGAGGCGTGGGACGAACTCGTCGCAAGCCAACCCGCCACATGGTTTCAAAATGAAGGGTAA